The stretch of DNA TCtgtaaaattttgttattatcaTTTGctcaatttgttttattaattaatttttttttttgtactgtgTTGGAAGTGTTGTGTATgtgtattctttttttttctttcttaattttcttttccccCTTCTTGCGCGATGCAGTGGTATCGGGTTCCCTTGAATTTTTGTAACATACATATTCTATTATTATTGCATAACCGTCACCCTTGCGCGATGCAGTAGTTTCCGATATAGCAAAATTTCTTCTTGTATGTGTTATAATTTATTCCTTCCTATATTTGATGTTTGATGTTCGCGTCCAACATTGAACCTTCGACTTGCAACTCAATCCATCGAACTATATGGTTCGATGACGTTGCAGGTCGCCAGGTTGCGTTGCACGAGATCCACAGTCAAcacattatttagtttaatttattcttGCCAAtgttctttgttgttgtttcattTTATGCCTTTCAATTTTATCGTTATTTTATATGTGCACCCTTTCTTTTTCTATTTACACCACACACCTCACTTCCATCACATCACTATTTTAACTTACTgttgtatataaattataaaaaaaattgttttcatcATTTCGGTCCTTCTCAGTTCTCCGGGTATGGTGTGTCCTTTTTCTCCTTCCGGCTGATAGGTCCGGCTGCGCCAGTTATAGTATGTAATAGTTAGTGATCCTCTTAGTCgtacaatattttaataaacagtTGATGTGTTTGCTTTGGTTGTTCCAAacggaataatttttattgtggctTGAGATTCAAATCAAACCTCCGCCAAAGAATTTTATGTGTTTTACAATTATGTATGTGTGGGTGAGTAATTGCTAACAAAGTGTTTTCTGGAGCTCTGCTGAGTGGGTGTCGTTTAGCAACATCCTGCCTTGTGCTGATGTTGCATTTCTTATGTCAATTCTATGTGGGACAACGAACGGCTAGCTGCCGGTCACTGTCCACTTGGAAGAGGGTAACACGGGGAGGTTTAGGCGGTGGCGTAGTCGATGGTGCCGGTACGGTAACTCGCGCACGGGTCAGCTGCCTACGGGCTCGAAGGCAGGTGGTCCTGAGGTCGGCAATGACATCGCTCCACCAGAACACTGGCTTATGGTTCCTACGGAACGAGCCTCTCAGTCACATACTCTGGTCGCAGGCAAGCTCCAGGGTTGTTGCGATGCGGTTCGCCATCTCGTTGGATCCACCCGCCTCTTCGGCCGCCATGCCATCCAACGCGTTTGCGAAAACCTGCGTGCGCAGCGTGTCTGGCCGGTAGGCTTTTCTGGGCCGCGGTACTGAGCGGGTAACTTTTGCGGATATTCCCACTGAGCATAGGATTGCCCCGTGATCGCTTCCGGTATATGCGTCGCAGATTTCCCACCGAGCGGTTTGGATAATTGCTCCACTCACGTACGTTAGGTCGATGATGAAGGCGGCTCCTGCTCTAACAAACGTATGCCGCTCACCGTCGTTGAGGAGGACGACGTCTGTCGATGCAAACGCCTCAAGAACCGCGCGTCCTCTGGCGTTGGTCGAGACGGATCCCCACTCCTGGACCCAGGCGTTGAAGTCTcctccgactataacgttggTTGGTCCTTGGCCCACTTTCCTCCCACGCTCACCCTGTATGGCTCGCTAAGTATGGCCACATATGCCGCTACCTCGCGCACCGTCTGCATCAGCAGGTCCTGCGCCGCTCTGCAGTGATTCAGGTTGAGCTGAATCATTTGCATACGGTCCTCGGGATACCGGTACCGCCGTTTCCAGCCTGATTGCTTCTCCTGCCGGGTCGAACGTTGGCCTCTCCGGAACTCGACGGAGGGTTCGCTGACTCCTTTTTGCAGGCAACTGCCTTGTGGCCTGGTTCGCCGCACTTGATACAGCAGCCGCTTTTGTCCACCAGACTCTTACACCTAATGGCGATGTGTCCAAGCTCCAGGCATCTGAAGCAGCGAGGAAGGCCCTCGCGCTCGCGCACTCTGCACCTGGTCCATGCTATACGGACCTCCCCGCGCTGCCTGACTTCCTTCGCCATCGAGCATGGCAGGCTAAAGACCGCCGTCTTTGATTCCTCGTACCCGGGGCGGAGGCTTCGTATACTCACTGCTCCTTCGCTTAGCTGGTATTGCTCGGCGAGGGCGGAACGTATCTCGATTTCCGTCGTGATCGCGTCGAGGTTACGTATATCAAAGACGCAGACCTTCGACTCCTCCGTTAAGGCTCGCACTTCCGCAGCGTCGCCCAGGACCCTGGAGATGCTGTCCCTCATGGACTCGGCGCTTTTTGAGCTCCCTCTGGCTACCTCAAGAAGTATATTTCCCCTAGCCGTCCGAAGCACCTTGGTTACAGCCGCTCCGAGATCGGTCAGCTGGCTGTCCTCCCTTCTTGTGACCAGGGCCAGGATATCGCTGTAGCTCTTCCCTGGAGCTTCCACTACCACCGTGTTTGCTTCCTCTTTCTAGCCACTGTGCTCCACAAATTCCCGGCAGTCATGGGCTCGGGTTCGGGTGGCCCATGCCGACGCTCCGATACCCGAGGCATCGCTGGGGCATCTGGTCGAGCCTTTTTGGCACGGTTCCTTGGAGCTGCGGGGGCTGTGGTGACGGGGACGACACTAGCCCCGGTTATGCCGTCTTGCTGGCTGACCCTTCTCAACGGGTCAGTCTGAACTGCCCGGTCTTTCCTCGGCACTACCGCCATCTGCTGTGCCCTGCTTTCGACCGGCTTCCCAGCTGGTGGGGTCTGGGAGCATTTGCAGCATACGCTCTCCAACGCGCTCGTTTTCTCGGGCTCCACTGCCGACTGCTCGATGCCGGATTTGAGCTTCCGCATTTCCGCTATCATCGCTTTCATAGCGATATTAATATGGCGCACCTGCTTCTCGTGCATCAGGCTGTGGAGTTCGTCCAGCAGCTTTCCGAGCTTGGTGACGCACTCGGTACGAGTGAGcgtctgctcctgctcctcttcAGCGTCGGAGGTGGGCTCCTCCTGGGCGGCTTTGCTCCTTTTTGGAGGTGTACCCGTCGGGCCGCTCTTCGGACTGGCCGGGTCTCTGCCCCTCTTGGCCGAGTCTAGAGGTTCGCCGACCGCACTCCCCTCCGGCGCCGGGGGATGGCGCGAGGGGTGGGGATCGGGCCAGAAGACTGATCTTCCTGAAAGCCGCTGCGTCTCCCTTACTCGTCTCCTCCTTCTGGCTTGGTGCATTACCTAGCGTGGCGGCCAAGTCAGCCACCGCCACGACAGGGTGTGTTGGAGTGTTTGGTAGGGCCTCCAGAATCCTTGCCCTAACCGTGGGGGTTCCCACGGGTGGATTTCCGCTCTTGTGGCTGCCACCTGGAGTAATAATGTTTTTATCAGACATTCCAGTTTAGTTGCATTGTCGCCCAATGCTAGGTTGCACTTTATACCTTCTGCCAGGTGACCTGGCTGCCGGCCACTATGGCTCAGACGCAGACAAGGTAGCCGCCCACTTTGGGTCAGACGCTATCTGGGTTTAGGCCTGCTGCCAAGCTTGATCTTCTACCGACCACTATGGTGGGGTTGACAATTGGTCGGCTCCATGACCTTTACCACCTTAATGTTCCTCTGTGCGAGCCTTTGGTTTGGGTTTTACCAATACCTCCTGCCAAGAGCAGCAGCCCTGGAAACTATGCTATGCAGATCGCATACGCACGTCATAGCAGGTAGCTTTCGTCAGGGCACTAAAACTGGCGCGACAGCGCCTCCTGTCGGTCGATTGACACAGCGCCCCATGGTGGCGGCGGAGTGTTGCCAGACCTGTGCGGTTTTCTTGGTGCTTCTCAACACTCGGACACAGCTTAGTTTGCCAAAAGCTGACCTGACTGGTGTATGCTGCGGGGGCAGCAACATTTACCGCGAGAGAGAAGTTTGCGAACGGAGGCAACAACAACCATGGAGGTTTTCTATTGGGAACATTCTCACCACaccactatggggcatttggccaccttggttggccaaaacccattttttaaaagtcgttaaaacaaaaaatgttgattgaGGATGTGTTAACAGAAGaccatttaacaatgttacGTATACAGAAATCCGATAGAGGTCGCCTCTGTTAAGTTAGAAGCTGTTAAATCAGCTgttcgaaattcaattacactagtttacaaaataaaatcgacctcACCTCAATCGAAggcaaccttaattttccggtaaagtacatctccctgattaagaaatgggcacttataattttttgtatggtgtcaatttttttttaagtgtaaaaaacgtttttggcccttttttattttttatttcgagttctggtaaaccgactgaggtcatcgatgactcattttacaggtaatatactgctctttaactttcttatacacagcattgagtttcagtcattagtttagaagccacacctcgtcaaagttaaaaaatttgaaaaaaatgcaaaagttttggcataaatggcttcgttaaaaatacacgcaaaaaaaccgaaattagttttataacttattctggtagatggtactttgacaaaaaaaacaagctaatgATCATTAGAAAGTTCTTTTTGAGAACTTTAGGATATAGTCATCCTATTTGTACGaaacttttaatattgttttaagaactgacataattgctatttctaaagttatgtgcatttatctcCAAAAACAGCAACGATAATTTggtcgtttctatggcagctatatgatatagttttcCGATCCGAATGATTCTCATATATAATATGCGTATGGATAAAAAATGGCGACTGGTAAACTTTCaagtcaatatcttttgaattgaccgagttattaatttcggccaagaaaagtggtcaaatgccccatagtgcacaCCCTCCGCTGGCCCAGATCTAAGGATTAGAAGATCGGACTCCCTGGATCCTCCGTGGACCCCACGGTTATGACACTGCAGGTGAGCGATCTCGGGCGTTTCACGCGGCCGGTCAGCATCCGATTTTTCAGGGGGCCCTGCCACAGCCCCCACACCGCGCGTTCATCGGAGGAGCGCCACCGTGACGCATCCGTGCCCGGCGACTTCACACACACCTCTCTCACACACACCTCTCCATTATTGGCCATgcccaccgggaaagtgagaaggtggttATTTGTGTGttgaaaatcctgttccttttagcagaaagtgttggaaatcctgtatctttcagcaggcgacggtgtagggaaaatgtaaattcctttggaaaaccacatagaaacctcttcttgtgtcacccccgtgtattttgaaaccagagacggaagaaaagtaaggggtaaatgaggttttgtcccttccgcttgtatggacaaacctcatgaaaatatcatattttccagaggaatgttcccgctgggtGGTCAATACATTTGATTGTTCAAGTCTCCTGCTTGCGGATAGTAGTATTTGAGAAATTATGTCCATATTAcaggttttaaaaaatgtcttcctcATGAAAAGCTTTCAACGCTTTCATTTGTGTTTTCGTGCCTGTGCTGTATCTCTagctgtttttgaattttcagCAGAAAACACATGACAAAAAGAAGATAATTTTTGTTACCattgaatattttgatttcaaaatgactttttttcagaaattgtcaaaacacttaaaagttaacttttaatcattaacaattgttaaaggactagtaaacgattagaaaacatgaattccacaaggatccgataagagtgagagagtagatctacattCTGCGACGTTTTtccatagaaaaaagccgaggacttgctaaaacaaattcgatatttgaaaaactaaaagctgctccaactttttacaaaaaccgattgtaactaacaatttcgcgcaagtattaaaataaaaaaaaatgtttttttttgtcgggccaatggttaaaaaattttttaaatcttaatttgtttttattttaagaaattaaaaactttttttgttttagaaattttaatttgaaagaagatgttttagaggaattaaggcaaaagacatgaagtcaatcggattcatataaccggagatacagattttcaatgagagggtcttttttcagatttgacaatttttggcactcttaaaaaaattctaactaaaaaaataattttttttggtcaaatcctgatacacgtgtttacttattttccgaatagtatgtgtaaaaaaagtttcagacaatcaaaaatgaaaattttttttcttggccaaatctgttcggtttggaAAAGAACTGCCCAAATATGGTGCCCTGCACGAGTATACTCTAGAGACCTGCACgagtaagtaaaaatatacTCGATTACTACTTCGGCGATGCCGATTCCCACTGTCAAATCTGGAATCGTGGCATCGTAGAATCGTAGGCATCGGCATCGTTTTACTCATATCTTActcgtgttttttttattaaacaaaatcaacCAAAATTCTTGTCAGAACAAGAGAAACCAATATACCCAAGATTTCACAATTGTTAGTCCAATCTGCTTAAGACCATAGATTAACTCTTTGACAATatgagaccgcgaattctttggaacaagagaatttttttttatgttttaccgTCTTTGAACCCGACATACACGAAA from Drosophila takahashii strain IR98-3 E-12201 chromosome 2R, DtakHiC1v2, whole genome shotgun sequence encodes:
- the LOC138912775 gene encoding uncharacterized protein yields the protein MHQARRRRRVRETQRLSGRSVFWPDPHPSRHPPAPEGSAVGEPLDSAKRGRDPASPKSGPTGTPPKRSKAAQEEPTSDAEEEQEQTLTRTECVTKLGKLLDELHSLMHEKQVRHINIAMKAMIAEMRKLKSGIEQSAVEPEKTSALESVCCKCSQTPPAGKPVESRAQQMAVVPRKDRAVQTDPLRRVSQQDGITGASVVPVTTAPAAPRNRAKKARPDAPAMPRKEEANTVVVEAPGKSYSDILALVTRREDSQLTDLGAAVTKVLRTARGNILLEVARGSSKSAESMRDSISRVLGDAAEVRALTEESKVCVFDIRNLDAITTEIEIRSALAEQYQLSEGAVSIRSLRPGYEESKTAVFSLPCSMAKEVRQRGEVRIAWTRCRVREREGLPRCFRCLELGHIAIRCKSLVDKSGCCIKCGEPGHKAVACKKESANPPSSSGEANVRPGRRSNQAGNGGTGIPRTRAIQGERGRKVGQGPTNVIVGGDFNAWVQEWGSVSTNARGRAVLEAFASTDVVLLNDGERHTFVRAGAAFIIDLTYVSGAIIQTARWEICDAYTGSDHGAILCSVGISAKVTRSVPRPRKAYRPDTLRTQVFANALDGMAAEEAGGSNEMANRIATTLELACDQSM